One region of Vibrio pelagius genomic DNA includes:
- a CDS encoding META domain-containing protein, producing MKFSSKKLLAVAALPIMLAACTTTGSDATQVTATDLQHHNWELAQIDGKNIEKSVHREAPRLEIGEKLTANGVAGCNNFFGQGELKDGQFRIKQMGMTMKMCHGTAMDIEQSVSATLVEWSDVTLTNDILILKNDVHTLTYTLNDWKN from the coding sequence ATGAAGTTTAGTTCAAAAAAATTACTAGCAGTAGCCGCTTTACCAATCATGCTTGCTGCATGCACGACAACAGGTAGTGACGCAACGCAAGTAACAGCTACCGACTTACAGCACCATAATTGGGAACTGGCACAAATCGACGGCAAAAACATTGAGAAAAGCGTGCATCGTGAAGCACCCCGCCTTGAGATCGGTGAAAAGCTAACAGCTAATGGCGTTGCAGGTTGTAATAATTTCTTTGGTCAGGGTGAATTAAAAGATGGTCAATTCCGCATCAAACAGATGGGTATGACAATGAAGATGTGTCACGGTACAGCAATGGATATTGAACAGTCTGTATCTGCGACTCTTGTAGAGTGGAGCGACGTAACGCTAACCAACGACATATTAATACTGAAGAACGATGTACACACTCTGACGTACACACTAAATGATTGGAAAAACTAA
- a CDS encoding DEAD/DEAH box helicase, which produces MTFKSLNLCSELIEALPQTLQQPTEIQTKTIPAIIEKRDLLALAQTGSGKTLAFGLGGLHNLEHGIDAVQSLIVVPTRELANQVASSIEPFARALSIRIATFIGGMSEESISDMLSQEPQMIVATPGRLVSLIEHGSLSLSQCKSFVLDEADRLLDMGFWPDIQAIKKSLPAKHQTLLFSATLPTELEQQAETLLFKPLKVSVHPKNSVVENIQETLYLVNKGSKPQALISLLKQHQNTQSLVFIGAKDNADALTKKLKKAKLNVEALHGNKTQDERSQLLEAFKERNIETLVATDVMARGIHIDDLPLVINFELPAHSASYVHRVGRTARAGANGHAISLVSHSEMDTLNAIRQLTKRALPVQSLDGFPVTDKPATEGTQRKRPPKDKQANRRTAKKKSIKQFKSKNSRQAN; this is translated from the coding sequence ATGACATTCAAATCATTAAACCTGTGTTCTGAGCTTATCGAGGCTCTGCCGCAAACGCTGCAACAACCAACAGAAATTCAAACGAAAACGATCCCAGCGATCATTGAGAAAAGGGATTTACTGGCATTGGCTCAGACTGGCAGCGGCAAAACACTTGCATTTGGTCTGGGTGGACTACACAACCTTGAACATGGCATCGATGCGGTTCAAAGTCTCATAGTGGTACCAACACGTGAACTCGCCAACCAAGTAGCCTCTTCAATAGAGCCTTTTGCGCGTGCACTCTCCATTCGTATTGCAACCTTTATAGGTGGAATGAGCGAAGAGAGTATTAGCGATATGTTGAGTCAGGAACCGCAGATGATTGTAGCGACACCTGGTCGTTTAGTGTCTCTGATCGAACATGGCTCACTATCACTCTCACAGTGCAAATCATTTGTGCTTGATGAAGCCGACCGTCTATTAGACATGGGATTTTGGCCTGACATTCAGGCGATCAAGAAATCTCTACCAGCCAAACATCAGACTCTGCTTTTCTCGGCAACACTACCGACGGAGTTAGAGCAACAAGCTGAAACCCTGCTGTTCAAGCCATTGAAAGTGAGCGTACACCCAAAAAACAGTGTGGTCGAGAACATCCAAGAGACCTTGTATTTGGTCAACAAAGGCAGTAAACCTCAAGCTCTTATCAGTCTATTGAAGCAGCATCAAAACACTCAATCTTTGGTTTTCATCGGCGCAAAAGATAACGCAGATGCTCTCACTAAGAAGCTTAAGAAAGCCAAGCTCAATGTTGAAGCACTGCACGGTAATAAGACTCAAGACGAACGCAGCCAACTCCTCGAAGCGTTTAAAGAAAGGAATATTGAAACGCTTGTTGCAACCGATGTGATGGCTCGTGGTATTCATATTGACGACCTACCTCTGGTCATCAACTTTGAGTTACCTGCTCATTCCGCAAGCTATGTCCATCGTGTCGGGCGCACCGCTCGTGCTGGCGCCAATGGTCATGCCATTTCATTGGTGAGTCACAGTGAAATGGATACCTTGAATGCAATACGTCAATTAACCAAGCGAGCATTACCAGTTCAATCGCTAGACGGCTTCCCTGTGACCGACAAGCCAGCAACCGAAGGCACACAACGCAAACGTCCTCCGAAAGACAAACAGGCCAATCGTCGAACAGCCAAGAAAAAGAGCATTAAGCAATTTAAAAGTAAGAACTCACGTCAAGCAAATTGA
- a CDS encoding LysR family transcriptional regulator has product MNTNLDIQNILVLKKMYELRHVGLVADTLGKTSSAISKNLSKLKNQLDDPLFIQTKQGFEPTSFVEANIQHFESIISSMSLIKPEGFTPETYQGSVKIYANNHFWQQLGDKLYLKLLKEAPKATASFLPWDTNARNRIIDGEDAVAAHYFDETLPQSIAQTEFGRGSVVFFVRNDHPATDVYNLTDYPVVLHKTAGWNDNKYPLIERLSNVGFRFKPKAEVTHPQNVHDIVLQTDHFGVTTNGSVPEGCRSIHLPQTLNIEIHYVMSCRRSQQQSPLNQWLFRVLKETLSENRG; this is encoded by the coding sequence ATGAACACCAACCTTGATATTCAAAACATCTTAGTCTTGAAGAAAATGTATGAACTTCGACACGTTGGCTTGGTTGCCGACACTCTAGGTAAAACGTCGAGCGCTATTAGCAAAAACCTCTCGAAGCTCAAAAACCAGCTCGACGACCCGCTGTTTATTCAGACTAAGCAAGGGTTCGAACCGACCTCGTTTGTTGAAGCGAATATTCAGCACTTTGAGAGCATCATTAGCAGCATGAGTTTGATTAAGCCGGAAGGGTTTACTCCTGAAACCTATCAGGGTTCAGTTAAGATCTATGCCAACAACCATTTCTGGCAGCAGTTGGGTGACAAGTTGTACCTGAAGCTATTAAAAGAAGCGCCCAAGGCTACCGCATCCTTTCTCCCCTGGGATACCAATGCTAGAAATCGAATCATTGATGGTGAAGATGCGGTTGCGGCACACTACTTTGATGAAACTCTTCCGCAGTCTATTGCTCAAACTGAGTTTGGGCGCGGCTCTGTGGTCTTTTTCGTTCGTAACGACCACCCCGCGACTGATGTTTACAATCTAACAGACTACCCTGTGGTTCTGCACAAGACCGCAGGTTGGAACGATAATAAATACCCACTCATCGAGCGCCTAAGTAATGTTGGGTTTCGATTTAAACCCAAGGCAGAAGTCACGCACCCACAAAACGTCCATGATATCGTTCTGCAGACAGATCACTTTGGCGTCACAACTAACGGCAGCGTTCCAGAAGGTTGTCGAAGTATTCATTTGCCTCAAACACTGAACATCGAGATCCATTACGTCATGAGTTGTCGTCGCTCTCAACAACAATCTCCATTAAATCAATGGTTATTTAGAGTGCTCAAAGAGACCCTTTCCGAGAACCGTGGATAA
- a CDS encoding HAD family hydrolase, with protein MIKMLVCDFDGTLDGGSSDGVNQLFDYLSDQPSIRFVIATGRTLPSIKVGLASDNYPTPHSIISDVGTQIHHHQPIQQPDMHWHQKLKATWDKRKVEQALAGFDFMGKLDPNHQGDYKITFEGSLTDHQRQLVESALVAHGAQVDLTYSHDWYLDVTPKNVNKASAIHYLLKQHDLTIDEVCVAGDSANDTSMLTINGVNSILVANHYPEVAHLSKRDNVYTSKATHAAGVLEGLQYWQSQPR; from the coding sequence ATGATTAAGATGCTAGTGTGTGATTTTGACGGCACCTTGGACGGTGGTTCATCTGACGGGGTCAATCAATTGTTTGACTACTTGAGCGATCAGCCTAGTATTCGATTTGTTATTGCCACAGGGCGTACGTTACCTTCCATTAAAGTTGGCTTAGCCTCGGATAACTACCCAACACCACACAGCATTATCAGCGACGTTGGAACCCAGATTCACCATCATCAACCAATCCAGCAACCTGATATGCACTGGCACCAAAAACTAAAAGCAACGTGGGATAAACGTAAAGTTGAACAAGCGTTAGCGGGCTTCGACTTCATGGGCAAGTTGGATCCTAACCACCAAGGCGACTATAAAATCACATTTGAAGGATCATTAACTGACCATCAAAGACAGCTTGTTGAGAGTGCGCTCGTAGCACATGGTGCACAGGTTGACTTAACCTACTCTCACGATTGGTACTTGGACGTTACCCCGAAAAACGTCAACAAAGCTTCTGCTATTCACTACCTTTTGAAACAACACGACTTAACTATCGATGAAGTGTGTGTGGCCGGTGATTCCGCTAACGATACCTCAATGCTGACCATCAATGGCGTTAACTCAATTCTGGTAGCCAACCACTACCCAGAAGTCGCTCACCTTTCAAAAAGGGACAATGTCTACACCAGCAAGGCAACGCATGCTGCAGGTGTATTAGAAGGGCTTCAGTACTGGCAAAGCCAGCCTAGATAA
- a CDS encoding nitrogenase-stabilizing/protective protein NifW, translating to MSHPELLQKIASFERIEQALEYFEIGFDSRFIEENRTELMKRFNGYLILTKPDDWFAGRRALKNAYCKVQRSKLDKHTRSACRGCTSCQRR from the coding sequence ATGAGCCACCCTGAACTTTTGCAGAAAATTGCAAGCTTTGAACGTATTGAGCAGGCGCTTGAGTACTTTGAGATCGGATTTGACAGTCGATTCATCGAAGAGAACCGAACAGAGTTGATGAAACGTTTTAATGGCTATCTAATTTTGACCAAGCCGGATGATTGGTTTGCAGGGCGACGAGCACTCAAAAATGCCTATTGTAAGGTTCAACGCAGTAAACTAGACAAACATACACGTTCTGCTTGCCGCGGTTGTACATCTTGCCAACGGCGCTGA
- a CDS encoding DUF1289 domain-containing protein — translation MEQLEFFQVPSPCVGVCSTDEKGYCNGCMRKREERFNWMSMTPSQQLHVIKLCRQRYRRKRLAQLNSGAKPQQPSEESVNPQQDLFG, via the coding sequence GTGGAGCAGTTAGAGTTTTTCCAAGTTCCAAGCCCTTGTGTCGGAGTATGTTCAACCGATGAGAAAGGCTATTGCAATGGTTGTATGCGAAAGCGGGAAGAGCGCTTTAATTGGATGTCGATGACACCATCTCAGCAGTTGCATGTCATTAAATTATGCCGACAAAGATATAGAAGAAAGCGTCTTGCTCAGTTGAATAGTGGCGCTAAACCACAACAGCCATCAGAAGAGTCTGTGAATCCACAACAAGATCTTTTTGGATAA
- a CDS encoding DUF2846 domain-containing protein has protein sequence MKTKLIFSAVALSVLSGCATVPTADKAESTKLKQFAEPAEGMAGVYVYRDNSTVGAALKKDVYINGDCVGETAPGVFFYQQVSGNQEHTISTESEFSANDLTLYTEEGRNYFVQQYIKMGVFVGGAALEQVEEQTGKVEVTKTDLAIQGTCTSM, from the coding sequence ATGAAAACTAAGCTAATTTTTAGTGCAGTAGCACTGTCAGTATTATCAGGTTGTGCAACGGTTCCAACCGCAGATAAAGCTGAGTCAACTAAATTGAAGCAATTCGCTGAGCCAGCAGAGGGTATGGCGGGTGTATATGTATATCGTGATAACTCGACAGTCGGCGCTGCATTGAAAAAAGATGTCTACATTAATGGCGATTGCGTTGGTGAGACTGCACCTGGTGTTTTCTTTTACCAGCAAGTTTCAGGGAACCAAGAACATACGATCAGTACTGAATCCGAGTTCTCAGCCAACGACCTAACTTTGTATACAGAAGAAGGTCGTAACTATTTCGTTCAGCAATACATCAAAATGGGTGTGTTTGTTGGCGGTGCAGCCTTAGAGCAAGTAGAAGAGCAAACTGGTAAAGTTGAAGTCACTAAGACCGATCTTGCTATCCAAGGTACCTGTACTTCTATGTAA
- a CDS encoding M14 family metallopeptidase: MKIFSNFESGNINVVNADAPQNIQLTIPADKHTDIAQWFHFRLESEAQVPHHFEIQGLAKSAYPEGWKEYDVVASYDREEWFRIPATFDGDTLQFDIIPEHESMFFAYFAPYSYDRHQDLLHSAQTHPACKLETLGVTNDNNDISLLTIGEPSPKKKNIWIIGRQHPGETMAEWFIEGFLQRLLDETDTVGRALLDKVVIRAVPNMNPDGSIRGHLRTNGLGVNLNREWQTPSMERSPEVYLVRERMLETGVDMFLDIHGDEAIPYNFVAGSEGIPSYDARLQALEEHFKQALFTITPEFQDEIGYDKDEPGKANLTVGSNWVAEQFKCLSYTVEMPFKDHISHADELYGWSPDRSVAFGHDMLAAVWATVPKL; encoded by the coding sequence ATGAAAATTTTCAGTAATTTCGAAAGCGGCAATATCAATGTCGTTAATGCAGATGCTCCACAAAACATCCAACTGACTATCCCAGCGGATAAGCACACTGACATTGCACAGTGGTTTCACTTCCGTTTAGAGAGTGAAGCGCAAGTTCCACACCATTTTGAAATCCAAGGCTTAGCAAAGTCCGCCTACCCAGAGGGTTGGAAAGAGTACGACGTCGTTGCTTCTTACGATCGCGAAGAGTGGTTCCGTATTCCAGCAACGTTTGATGGTGATACGCTACAGTTCGATATCATTCCTGAGCATGAATCTATGTTCTTTGCTTACTTCGCTCCTTACTCCTATGACCGCCACCAAGATTTACTTCACAGTGCTCAAACGCACCCTGCTTGTAAGCTTGAAACACTAGGTGTGACTAACGACAACAACGACATTAGCCTGCTTACCATTGGCGAACCGAGCCCGAAGAAAAAGAATATCTGGATCATTGGCCGTCAACACCCTGGTGAGACGATGGCAGAATGGTTCATTGAGGGCTTCTTACAACGCCTTCTTGATGAGACAGACACAGTTGGCCGTGCCCTACTCGACAAGGTTGTGATTCGCGCAGTACCAAACATGAACCCAGACGGCAGTATCCGTGGTCACTTACGTACTAATGGCTTGGGCGTAAACCTAAACCGCGAATGGCAAACACCCTCAATGGAGCGCAGCCCAGAGGTTTACCTCGTTCGTGAACGCATGTTAGAAACTGGCGTTGATATGTTCTTGGATATTCACGGTGACGAAGCTATCCCTTACAACTTTGTCGCGGGTAGCGAAGGTATTCCTTCTTATGATGCGCGTTTACAAGCCTTAGAAGAGCACTTCAAACAAGCACTCTTCACTATCACACCAGAATTCCAAGACGAAATCGGTTACGATAAAGATGAGCCGGGCAAAGCAAACTTAACTGTAGGCTCAAACTGGGTCGCAGAGCAATTCAAGTGCCTGTCTTACACCGTTGAAATGCCATTTAAAGATCATATTAGCCACGCAGATGAGCTTTACGGCTGGTCACCAGACCGCAGTGTTGCATTTGGTCACGATATGCTGGCGGCAGTATGGGCAACCGTACCAAAACTGTAA
- a CDS encoding TonB-dependent siderophore receptor has protein sequence MKWQFKLTPLSIAVTALLGGGAVHAEEDETVVVVGQQVDDNAVGPDFSYVGEKSQTATKTTLALHETPRAVSVVTREQMDDRASISISDALQYTPGIQTNYYGEDNKQDWFVVRGFQQAGTGLYQDGTRLYSAGFYSWQIDPFGLERVEVLRGPASVLYGQNPPGGLINVVSKRPQFDGGSGQVGIDVGSFDRTQVTLDVNTEVNDDVAFRIVALGRKNGTKVDDVEAERFMVAPSLMWKVSDKTDITLLASYQEDDSDPYLQFLPMEGTLTDNPNGKISDSTAVGNPDWETFERQQLSLGYEFNHEFNSALSFGQSARYSRMDINLKQIYSLMYAADHPTFGAALDPTGSRQTVLRQASTEEGHSDAFNIDNRLVFNFKTGDIEHILLTGVDYQMIDIDSNDYAADPIVADGNVLTGLGVYDPTFNVYNPSYTNNIILLDPSSPTLSPVSDADLQNSVTKNRQLGFYIQDQIRFDDLIVQAGLRYDDTSNEQSNKTTGSIRKADYEEWTTNLGVAYVTSAGFTPYFSYAQSFEPIIKTSVANQAAKPERGESYEAGVKYLPKSFEGQFNVAVYEATKKDVVDVITGSNQVNQIGEIRNRGVELGAVANVTESLTLIGNLAFLDSEITKDQDQNQVGKTPAQVADMIGSVWAKYQFFDDALDGLSIGGGVRYIGETYGDNLEQNKVSSYTLYDATVSYRFADYKLQVAAKNLFDKEYVATCNYYCYYGDRRNVIASLTYDW, from the coding sequence ATGAAGTGGCAGTTTAAGCTCACCCCACTTTCAATTGCAGTGACTGCATTACTTGGTGGAGGAGCAGTTCATGCAGAAGAGGATGAAACGGTTGTCGTGGTTGGTCAGCAGGTCGATGACAATGCGGTAGGACCGGACTTCAGTTATGTTGGCGAGAAAAGTCAAACCGCAACCAAAACGACACTTGCCCTGCATGAAACCCCTAGAGCAGTTTCTGTGGTGACACGTGAGCAGATGGATGACCGTGCCTCTATCAGTATCTCCGATGCACTTCAGTATACACCGGGTATTCAGACCAACTATTACGGTGAAGATAACAAACAAGACTGGTTTGTCGTACGTGGCTTCCAACAAGCAGGGACAGGCTTGTATCAAGATGGTACGCGACTCTATTCCGCAGGCTTTTACAGTTGGCAAATTGACCCATTTGGTTTGGAGCGTGTAGAAGTACTCCGCGGCCCTGCGTCTGTGCTATATGGGCAAAACCCACCAGGTGGTCTGATTAATGTTGTTAGCAAACGTCCACAATTTGATGGGGGGTCAGGTCAAGTAGGCATTGACGTTGGTTCATTTGACCGCACCCAAGTGACTCTCGATGTGAACACCGAGGTGAATGATGATGTGGCTTTCCGCATAGTCGCACTTGGTAGAAAGAATGGAACCAAGGTCGATGATGTTGAGGCTGAACGCTTTATGGTTGCGCCATCACTAATGTGGAAGGTGAGCGATAAAACAGACATTACGCTCTTAGCAAGTTATCAAGAAGATGATTCCGACCCCTACTTGCAGTTCTTACCGATGGAAGGCACGCTAACAGACAACCCAAATGGCAAAATCTCAGATAGCACCGCGGTAGGTAATCCAGATTGGGAAACCTTTGAACGTCAGCAACTCTCGTTAGGGTATGAATTTAACCATGAGTTTAATTCAGCACTGAGCTTCGGCCAGTCGGCACGTTATAGCCGTATGGATATCAACTTAAAGCAGATTTATTCATTGATGTACGCAGCGGATCATCCGACATTTGGTGCCGCTTTAGATCCTACAGGGTCAAGACAAACGGTTCTTCGTCAGGCATCTACAGAAGAGGGGCATTCAGATGCCTTTAATATCGATAATCGATTGGTGTTTAACTTCAAAACTGGTGATATCGAGCACATCTTACTAACTGGTGTTGATTACCAAATGATCGACATTGACAGCAATGATTACGCTGCTGATCCGATTGTTGCTGATGGCAATGTACTAACTGGGCTAGGTGTTTACGATCCGACCTTCAATGTTTATAACCCAAGCTACACTAACAACATTATCTTGCTTGATCCAAGTTCACCGACTTTATCTCCTGTGTCTGATGCAGACCTGCAAAATTCAGTCACTAAAAATCGCCAACTTGGCTTTTATATTCAAGACCAAATTCGATTCGATGATTTGATTGTCCAAGCAGGGCTTCGCTACGACGATACCTCTAATGAACAGTCCAATAAGACAACAGGTAGTATTCGCAAAGCGGATTACGAGGAATGGACAACCAACTTAGGTGTCGCGTATGTGACGTCGGCAGGGTTCACACCTTACTTTAGTTATGCACAATCTTTTGAGCCTATCATTAAAACCTCTGTTGCTAATCAAGCGGCGAAGCCAGAACGTGGTGAAAGTTACGAAGCGGGTGTGAAATACCTGCCGAAGAGTTTTGAGGGTCAGTTCAATGTTGCGGTGTATGAAGCGACGAAGAAAGATGTGGTGGATGTAATCACTGGTAGTAACCAGGTCAACCAGATTGGTGAAATTCGTAACCGAGGCGTGGAATTGGGTGCTGTGGCTAATGTAACCGAGTCACTTACTCTAATTGGTAACTTAGCGTTCTTAGATTCTGAGATCACCAAAGACCAAGATCAGAATCAAGTGGGTAAAACGCCAGCACAAGTGGCAGACATGATTGGTTCTGTTTGGGCGAAGTACCAGTTCTTTGATGACGCGTTAGATGGGTTGAGTATCGGTGGTGGTGTTCGATACATTGGCGAAACTTATGGCGATAACCTCGAGCAAAATAAGGTTTCGTCTTATACCCTCTACGACGCAACGGTAAGCTACCGATTTGCGGATTACAAACTGCAAGTCGCGGCGAAAAACCTGTTTGATAAAGAGTACGTCGCTACCTGTAACTATTACTGTTACTACGGCGACCGTCGCAACGTTATCGCGAGCTTAACTTACGATTGGTAA
- a CDS encoding PilZ domain-containing protein: MSDGSFTQKRQYYRLKYPKGARPIMRIKDELFQVSEVSEKGVRVMTRNVSHFYRGLSMAGTLDLHDEKRVDISGAVLRFDGDEVIIQLSRGPSFKDMVSEQRHIRQRYPAFFASLRAA; encoded by the coding sequence ATGAGTGACGGGTCGTTTACCCAAAAACGCCAGTACTATCGCCTAAAATACCCCAAAGGGGCTAGGCCGATCATGCGTATCAAAGATGAGCTCTTTCAAGTGAGTGAAGTATCGGAGAAAGGCGTGCGCGTTATGACACGAAATGTCAGTCACTTTTATCGTGGACTTTCGATGGCGGGCACACTCGACCTACATGATGAAAAACGCGTTGATATATCGGGTGCGGTTTTACGCTTTGATGGGGATGAAGTGATCATTCAACTGTCTCGTGGTCCGAGCTTTAAAGACATGGTGTCTGAACAGAGGCACATCCGCCAACGCTACCCTGCATTTTTCGCAAGTTTAAGAGCGGCGTAG
- a CDS encoding TIGR02450 family Trp-rich protein gives MNRINPRKLLHSKWTAVTPVNREKHFMITEMEFEEDVVVRCVLEAVMTKRARDIDWHDLTNNSLWKMGWK, from the coding sequence ATGAACAGAATCAATCCTAGGAAGTTACTGCACAGTAAGTGGACTGCTGTGACCCCCGTCAATCGTGAAAAGCACTTCATGATCACTGAGATGGAATTTGAAGAAGATGTGGTTGTAAGGTGTGTTCTTGAAGCGGTGATGACAAAGCGAGCGCGTGATATCGATTGGCATGACCTTACCAACAATAGTTTGTGGAAAATGGGCTGGAAGTAA
- a CDS encoding polysaccharide lyase family 7 protein, giving the protein MIFKPCKPLSCAVMFALFSGSVAAEQLNIQSASDWGGSHSSYPASKAIDGDTNWSSRWAAQNAPVNLVLDLGSVQNVQDVKIDWGKGEEQTYKFEIRALADESSSTWDKVYYGESGGNTSDFESYDVQDVQARWVRIKVFSNSAESVWTNITEVQIHGNEGQDFGLDPNAPPSGNFDLLDWYVSIPVDEGDGYATSIKENTLAAGYEDEFFYTGSDGGLVFYTPVEGVTTSSGTKYVRTELREMLRRGDTSYSTSGKDNNWAFSSIPSSEQAAFGGIDGTLNATLAVNHVTTTTSNTEQVGRIVIGQIHAEKNEPIRLYYHKLPNNDKGAIYFAHETSQSTGGDETWYNLLGNMVTSDGDLNSLSNPSDGIALDETFSYSIVVEGDKLITTISQNGTELAAKEVDMNNSGYDDADNYMYFKAGIYLQDNTSNDSDYAQVTFYQIDNSHN; this is encoded by the coding sequence ATGATTTTTAAACCTTGCAAACCACTATCTTGTGCTGTCATGTTTGCGCTGTTTTCTGGTTCTGTTGCGGCAGAACAGCTAAATATTCAATCGGCATCGGATTGGGGTGGTTCGCACTCTTCTTATCCTGCGTCGAAGGCAATTGATGGTGACACCAACTGGTCGTCACGCTGGGCTGCGCAAAACGCTCCGGTTAACCTCGTACTCGATCTTGGTTCTGTTCAGAACGTTCAAGACGTCAAGATCGATTGGGGTAAAGGCGAAGAGCAAACCTACAAATTTGAGATTCGTGCGTTAGCTGATGAAAGCTCTAGTACTTGGGATAAGGTCTACTATGGTGAAAGCGGAGGTAATACATCCGATTTTGAAAGCTACGATGTACAAGACGTTCAAGCGCGTTGGGTTCGAATTAAGGTGTTTTCAAACAGTGCTGAGAGTGTATGGACTAACATTACTGAAGTACAGATTCATGGTAACGAGGGGCAAGATTTTGGGTTAGACCCGAATGCGCCACCTTCGGGCAACTTTGACCTTCTGGATTGGTATGTGAGTATTCCAGTGGATGAAGGCGATGGTTACGCAACGTCAATCAAAGAGAATACTTTGGCTGCGGGCTATGAAGATGAGTTTTTCTACACTGGTAGCGATGGTGGTTTGGTGTTCTATACGCCAGTTGAAGGGGTCACCACATCGAGCGGTACTAAGTATGTGCGAACTGAGCTGCGTGAAATGCTACGTCGCGGTGACACGTCTTACTCTACATCTGGCAAGGATAATAACTGGGCGTTCTCTTCAATTCCTTCAAGCGAGCAAGCAGCCTTTGGCGGTATTGATGGCACTCTGAATGCTACATTGGCAGTTAACCATGTGACAACAACCACCTCAAATACTGAGCAAGTGGGTCGAATCGTGATCGGTCAAATCCACGCGGAGAAAAATGAGCCAATTCGTCTGTACTACCATAAGCTGCCTAATAACGATAAGGGAGCAATCTATTTTGCTCATGAGACGTCGCAGTCTACTGGAGGCGATGAAACTTGGTACAACTTACTGGGTAACATGGTAACGTCTGATGGTGATCTGAATAGTCTAAGTAACCCGAGTGACGGCATCGCCTTGGATGAGACTTTCTCATACTCGATTGTGGTGGAGGGTGACAAACTGATCACAACCATCAGTCAAAATGGAACTGAGCTTGCTGCAAAAGAAGTCGACATGAATAATAGTGGATACGATGACGCCGACAACTACATGTATTTTAAGGCGGGCATCTACCTACAAGATAACACCAGTAATGACAGTGACTATGCCCAAGTGACCTTCTATCAGATCGATAATAGTCATAACTAA